A part of Amycolatopsis camponoti genomic DNA contains:
- a CDS encoding M23 family metallopeptidase, whose translation MIKLRLAVLLVAATAGLGLAVPATATAEVAPFPALALPFKAGQQVYSAGIHSDDGSTGVKNAIDFSPADRTVRAPLAGTVHLQHCAGGDWVTIDHDGGWRTGYYHMEGIEVTDGEHVEAGAELGSTGNALPCGGSSTGAHVHFTLWTLPGAPAAANWDGKSFAEVSTVVAAASGEPVDGKSIGGWRFTAGAEQYTGTATHLADNAVTQLPGRFRAKL comes from the coding sequence GTGATAAAGCTTCGTCTCGCGGTTCTGCTCGTCGCTGCCACGGCCGGACTCGGGCTGGCCGTCCCCGCCACCGCGACCGCCGAAGTGGCTCCGTTTCCGGCGCTCGCCCTGCCGTTCAAAGCCGGTCAGCAGGTCTACTCGGCCGGCATCCACTCCGACGACGGCAGCACCGGCGTCAAGAACGCCATCGACTTCAGCCCGGCCGACCGCACCGTGCGCGCGCCGCTGGCCGGCACCGTCCACCTGCAGCACTGCGCGGGCGGCGACTGGGTGACCATCGACCACGACGGCGGCTGGCGAACCGGGTACTACCACATGGAGGGCATCGAGGTCACCGACGGTGAGCACGTCGAGGCCGGAGCCGAGCTCGGCTCGACCGGCAACGCGCTCCCGTGCGGCGGCAGCAGCACCGGCGCCCACGTGCACTTCACGCTCTGGACCCTCCCCGGTGCCCCGGCGGCGGCGAACTGGGACGGCAAGTCGTTCGCCGAGGTCTCGACGGTCGTCGCGGCGGCCAGCGGCGAACCGGTCGACGGGAAGTCGATCGGCGGCTGGCGCTTCACCGCGGGCGCCGAGCAGTACACCGGCACGGCGACGCACCTCGCCGACAACGCCGTGACGCAGCTCCCGGGACGTTTCCGCGCGAAGCTCTGA